One Vicugna pacos chromosome 31, VicPac4, whole genome shotgun sequence genomic region harbors:
- the PRSS51 gene encoding serine protease-like protein 51 isoform X3, which translates to MQMTFNVATDPSFQTHRCYKFMNCLKFRMASSHGKLEMTLENVTVVMGSRTFNDVHLERKQVQKIIIHKDYKPPRVDSDLSLLLLATPIQFTNFKMPICLQRKERVWDRCWMTEWVTPPAYDQYGHLNTYLQKLRVMQINRRECSQRVDQLSRSMLCAWKEPGTKGNCQGDSGAPMVCTIHGNQRLFQRFRRE; encoded by the exons ATGCAG ATGACATTCAATGTGGCTACAGACCCCAGTTTTCAAACTCATCGCTGTTACAAATTCATGAACTGTTTGAAGTTCAGGATGGCGAGTTCCCATGGCAA ACTAGAAATGACATTGGAAAATGTCACTGTGGTCATGGGATCCAGAACATTCAATGATGTCCACCTAGAGAGAAAGCAAGTGCAGAAAATAATTATTCACAAAGATTACAAGCCACCCCGCGTGGACAGCGACCTCTCCCTGCTCCTGCTCGCCACGCCAATACAATTTACGAACTTCAAAATGCCCATCTGCctgcagaggaaggagagggtCTGGGACCGCTGTTGGATGACAGAATGGGTGACACCTCCTGCATACG ACCAATACGGCCACTTAAACACATACCTGCAGAAGCTGAGAGTGATGCAGATTAACCGCAGAGAATGCAGCCAGAGGGTGGACCAGCTCTCCAGGAGCATGCTTTGTGCGTGGAAAGAACCCGGCACCAAAGGCAATTGCCAG GGAGACAGTGGGGCACCTATGGTCTGTACCATCCATGGAAACCAGAGGCT